DNA sequence from the Nesterenkonia lutea genome:
GGAACAGATCAGCCTGTCGCCGGTCTCGCCGCTGCGCGGTGCCGACCAGTACGTTCCCGTGCGTCTGCTCCGCTGAGAAGCCCGCAGCCGGGGTGTTGCTGCTGACCATGAGGGAAAGAGGCCGAGTAAACTCATGGTCCTGGACTGGTTCAACGTCACGGGCCTGATCTCCACGGTCCGACTCCTGCGTGGCAGTCCCGGTTCTGCGCCCACCCCTGAGAGCCACCTAGCCGCGGAAGGACCTGGTCATGGAGAGTGTCGAAAGTACGGAGCAACAAGCCTCCGAGGTCGCCGCAGACATCGGCGAAATACTGAGCGAGCGAGGGTTGACTGTCGCGGTCGCCGAATCGTTGACCGGCGGGAAGCTGGCCAACCAGTTTGCGGCGGCGAAAGGTTCCGGTGATTGGTTTGTGGGCGGAGTGGTGGCCTACCAGTCATCAGCCAAGCACGGTGTGCTCGGCGTCCCTTCCGGGCCGGTGATATCCGAAGAAGCAGTCATCAGCATGGTCAACGGGGTCACTGCGATGTTCGACGCCGACGCAGGGGCAGCGGCCAGCGGGGCCGCAGGACCAGATGGGCAGGAGGGGCAGGAGCCCGGTACCACGTGGCTGGCCGCTGGGGTGCTGGGCGAGGTGGAGACCGAACTTCATCACTTCTCCGGTGAGCCGCTGGAGGTGCTGGCGCAGACCCAGCTGTGCTCCCTGCGGCTGCTGCGATCAGTGCTGAACCAGCACCGTGCTTCAGTGCCCGGAGGACGCTGAGCTTCACGGTCCGATCGCCCAGGTCTCAGTCGGCTTTCTCGTGC
Encoded proteins:
- a CDS encoding CinA family protein, with the translated sequence MESVESTEQQASEVAADIGEILSERGLTVAVAESLTGGKLANQFAAAKGSGDWFVGGVVAYQSSAKHGVLGVPSGPVISEEAVISMVNGVTAMFDADAGAAASGAAGPDGQEGQEPGTTWLAAGVLGEVETELHHFSGEPLEVLAQTQLCSLRLLRSVLNQHRASVPGGR